ACGTTCTTGAATTGTTCAATCTCGCCTTCATCAAAGGAGCGGATCTTCGGACTTTTAGAAGTTGTCATTTCAGCCTTTGTTTGCAAAAGATCCGTCCGTTTCCGGACTCGAGTCCATCATAACAGTTGAGATATTTAGAACCATCGATTCATCGTTCTAATAAAAAGATTCGATGGAGGATTCTCTTTGTAAAGCCTAAAAGGAATATTTTTCGGATTCAAAGTTGGTGATTTTTAAATCCGAAATTCTCTTCACCGTAGAACTTGTGTTTTCAATGACGACGTCACCCCTTACGTCGATTTTCCGATCAAAGAGCACTTCACCTTTTACGATCAGTGAAGTGCAGTGCACTAAGGAAGGTATTTCCGGGAACAATCGATTGAAGTCCTGTATTTTCTTGTAGTATTGTTCATCCAATGTAATCAATACTTCACCTAAGCCTGACTTTTTCCTTTCGTCTGACATCGTGATCGAATAATCGTCTAATAGCTGATATGCGTCCGATCTCCTTACGAGGTAGTCTTCGCATTTTTTTACAGGGGCAAATCGATCTCTAGGAATGATGATTCCCTTGATACGGGTAAAATTTCGTATCGCCGATCCCATCGCGGTTTCCAATTGAAGCACTTCCTTTCCGTCGATCTTCTTCGGATTCACGATTAGGGAGAGTTCGAAGTTTCCTTGGAGGATTCTTTCCTTAAGTGCTACGAGATTGATCCAGAGATTGTTCGTCGAAAAACTTCTAAACTTTCCCAATCCTTCGAATTCGTGCATGTGTTCGCCAGGAACCTGTGCCGTTTCTAAAAGTTGATAATTCTCCGGTTTTCCGTTTAAAATTCTTCTGTAAATCGCCCCACCTTTTTTGTCCGCCAGGGTCTTCGGAGTCATTTCCATACAGAACTCGAGATTTTCTCTCAGTAGATATTCGAGAATTCCCGGATGAACCGTCGCTCCCAGGTTGTCACCGTTGGAAACAAAGGCTACTTTATAACCGTCTTCGATAAGAGTATCCAAAAGACCGGTTTCCAAAAGAGAAATCCAGATGTCTCCGTGCCCCGGGGGACACCATTCTTCGTCCGGATTCTTGCATATAATCGGCGTTAGGTTTTCTTTCAAAAGACGAGGAACCTTGTGTTGCAAAAAGGAAGTCGCAAATTTTTGTTTGAATCCGATTCGTTTCAACTCGGCTTGGCTCTCTTCCTGAGTGTTAAAGCTGTCCATGAGTATCAGAGGAACAGACACGTTATACTTCTTTAAAATGACTTCGGATTGTTTAGCAATGATCTCCAAAAAAGACATTCCATTTTTGAGTTCGATCAATGACTTTGGACCGGAAAGTCCCATCGAAGTTCCGAGTCCGCCGTTCAATTTTATGACGACTAGATTTTTTAAGATCTCGGGTGAGGGAGAAGTTTGTTTTTCGATTTCTTCGAGTGTGATTTCGTCCTTTTGAGGGTCCAAATCCCCGACTTCTTCCCAACGAACCATCCCGGTTTCTCCGTTGCGAACCTGGTCCACTTTCTTAAGAAAATCCTGGATGAACGTTTCAGACATTCCTTCCGAGAGCATTTTTTGCCGGATTTGTCCTTCCGATTTTGATTTTAACGAATCCATCGCACCACCGATTTGCTATTGTATTGTTCGTCGAACTCGGTAAACTCGATTGAATATTTTTCCGTCGGGTGCGTCGGTTCGTAAATGAGTTTGGCTCGGATCTCTCTTCCTTTTCCGGGAATTTCCTTTGGGGCTTCTTCGTTTTCCGTGTAGAGAGGAAGAAAAACCAGATATGTATAAATGTAAACGATTCGTTCCGGAGTTTTTCTATAAACCAGAACTCCTTTGCCCGTTAGATCCTTTTTAAGAATTTTCGTATAAGGAACCGGGAACCATTTTCCCCAGGTATCTTTGAAATTTTTCTCCATGCCCGCGTGAGTCGGTATATTTGAATAGACAGCCGAAGGAAGGATGAAAAAAATCCCAAGGAAAACAATTAGCTTCTTTGTATTCATGAAAGACTCTGACAGTCTTGTCTTTTCACCCCATAACTTCAAGCCATTCTCATGAAAAAAATCATTTCCTTTTTTAGAACCTTCTTCTATTTCCTTTCCGAAATTTTAGAATTTATCCTTTCTGTAATCTCGTCTTTGATTCCTTCGGGGAAAGATCCGAATCTTTCCAGAGGCGATATTTATATCGTTACCGGTTTTCTTTCCGGTCCTTTGTTCTATCGTAAACTTTGCAAAGCCTTGGAGGCGAAAGGTTATCAACCGAGAATTTTGAGAATCCCTCCGTTCTTTTTAAACACAAAAAAAACGGTGGAAGTTTTGGCGAAACAGATGGATCAGATTCCGGCTAAGTCCGTTTTGATTGCGCACAATACCGGAGGGCTTCTTACACTTTTACTTCCGGACCGAAGCCGACAAAAAATAAGAGGTCTCGTGACTTTAGGAACACCGTTTCGCGGAAGTTATCTCTTTTCGATTCTTCCTGTTTCCGCTTTGCGTTACGGATCTCCGTATTTGCAGGAACTTTTTAAGACCTTCCTCTTTATGGATCGATTTCATCCTCTTTCTCCCATGAAAGAATTTATTTTTCTCCCTGCTTCGTCTTCGATCTACGGCGAAGAACGGGATCTTTGGTTCGATATTCCCGGCAATTACAACCAAGTTCGAAAAGGTGAGAACATTCGAACGATACTGGAATTTCTCGTCTTTCATTATCCAAGCGACGTCGCAAAAGAATCCGAACGGGTGGCGATGGCCGCTCTTCATGAAAGACTGATTTCTCAAAAAAAACCGCAGATCGCGATCAAAAAGAAACGTGTAACAGCTCCTACAACGAAAAAGAGAACGTCCGCCTCTCCCAAAAAGAAGTCGAAGGTGATTCCTAAAAAAGCCGTCCAAAAGAAAACAAAACGATAAACGATATTCTTTCCGAGGAAATCGAACGCGGTTTTACGATCTTGCGCGGATCCGAACAACAAGTTGGCGATGTTCATTTTCGTGAAAAGGAAAAAGAGAGGAACGGAACGAGTCTAAAAACGAAATCATTTTTTTTCGAGACGGGAATCGTTTCCTTCATTTGAAGGAGAGCCATTTTGGATTTTGAAAATTGATTTTGTAAACCCGGAAACAACATTCCGAAGTTTCCGAATCACTGTCGATTGAGAAGGAGTTCGTCTAACGTTGACCGTTTACGGTTGACGGAGGATTCGGTACTGATCGTAGAGCGCGTCGTTCGAATCGAAGACTCCATCGCCTATCGCCAGTATTTCTCCGGATTGTAAGGAGACGACTCGAAGCTGAAGAACAAAGGTCTGATCGTTGAATTGAACGGAACCGAGAAGAACCAAATCCACTCCGGAAAGTTTTCCGATTTCCAAGGATTTATCCGAAAGTACGAGTCCGGATTTTTGAAAGGTCTGTTCGTCGATCAATCGACTCAATTGGGATTTTTCTACAAGAATCAATTTGCCCGGCTCGTTCATTTGGGTGAGAAGTTGTCCGGAGATATTGGATCCAAGATTGGTGACGGAACCGTTTTCGTTTAACAAAGGAAGGATTGCGAGTTTCAGAGCATTCTTTCGATCCGGCAAAGAAGATTCTCTGTTGGTTTGAATTTGTCTTTTCAATGAAGAGGAAAGTTCCTCTAAAACGACCGGAAGCTCCTTCAGAAGACTTCGTTTCCCTCCACGACCGGAACTCGCACAACTCGAGAAACAAAAAAAGAATAAGAATATGATAAAAATGGAATGTTTCATTCGAAATATTTGACCAAGGTCACCCGATTTCCCGTTGAATTGAACTTCACTACGTCGAAAGTGGAAAGAGCAAATGCGATCCCTCTGGTTTGCAGAGAAGCGGTTTCGTCCGTCCTCGTAATCGCGTTTCTCACGGTTTTTGCGTGGTTAAAACCTTTCCCCTCGTCCGTAATTCTATAACCTACTTTCTGTCTGGAAAGAAAATATTCCACGAGAATTTTTTTATCCCTGTAATATGGATCGTTCTGACGGGTTAGAATGAACTGAAAATAATTTCCTGATTTTAAGGCTTTTGCCTTGTCCTCGTTTGAAATATTCAAATTTCCGTGTTCGATCGCGTTGATGAGCATTTCCCGAAGACTCGTACGAATCGAAAGTGCGATCGTAGGATCGGTGAAACGGACTAAATTGAAGGTAAGCCTTTGACTCAAGAGCTCCGCGTTCTGAAGATAATTGTTTACGGAGAATACGATTCTTTCCTCGTCCAAAAATCTTCCCATGAGATCCTGATCGGGTTCGTAAGCCCTTCCCAAAATTTCACGTCCGGATTCGTGTTCGAGAATCTGAAGACGAACTTGGAGTTCTTTCGGTTCTTTGAGATACTTTTGTAAGAAGTCTGCTCGAAAATAAACCGGTTTTCTCGTATTCGAAAGTTCTTCCATTCTTTCCATTACATACAATTTTTTGAATGCGTCTTCCAGTCCGCCGGTGTTATACATCAATTCAAGAAAATTCTTTCCGATTACATCCGCAGGTTTGAAACCGAGAAAGGTGGAAACGGCCTTGTTCGTTCCGGTGATGTTTCCGTTAGAGTCCAAATTAAAAAGAAAGTCTTCTTCTCCTTCGTATAAATTCTTATATTGAATCGCGGATTGTTCGTGACGAAGTTTGAGAAGATTCAGGTTTGTGGCTTGTGTTTCCAAACTCAAAGAAAGCTGTTTGATTCGATCAGCGAGTCCCAAGGAAAGAAGAGCGACTTCGATCGCGGAACCGATCTGAAGACCCCATTGCGTAAAAAAATTATCCGGAAAAATTCCGAAAGCTTTCATCGCATATAAAAAACTTCCGAAAATAAGAACCGCCCAAGCGGTCAAAAAGAATCGCGCCGGCCTGTGTCCCTTCCAGACACACTGAAGGCTGTTGATCAAAAGAAGAAACAGCGTAAGGAGAAGAACGATCAAACTGGAAACGACACTAAACGTATAGCTGAAGAAGCTAAGAGATCCGATACAACCGAAAATGCAGATCGCAATCAAAGGATAATAAAATTTATCCGTAATCGGGGTGATTTTAGAAGATTCTAAAAAGGATTTTCCGAAGAGACATGCCGCGAGAAACGCACAAAACATAAAGAAGGGAAGGCAAATGTTTCCCCATTCGGGGCTATTCGGCCAGAGGAATTCATAGGATAATCCGTTCAGAGTCAGTTGAAAGAGAACATCAAAAAAAATGAATATACTATAGTAGAGATAACTTTTATCCCTGGTGGTGATCAGAAGAAAAAGATTGTAAACGAACATCACGATCATCGCGCCGTAATAAAAACCGAGGGTCGCATATTCCTTCGCGGTCTGTTCCAAATATTCCGTCCTCGAATAAGCGGATAAAGGAATGATGATGGAACTTTTGGATTGGATCCGGATAAAGTAATCGGTTTTGGAAAGAGGAGGTTCGCTGAGTTGAAAGGGAAAGTTTCGATTCTCCGCCAAACGTGTTCCAAATGGAAGTTCGTCCCCGGTTACGACCAAGGGCAAACCCCCGTTTCTGGAAGAATACAATTGGATCGAATCGATTAAGCTATATCCGTATTGGAGAACCCAATTTCGAGTGCCTCGTTCCCTATTGGCGACCGGAACCCGAATCCAAATCGCGGCTTCGGAATATCCGAGGCTGTTATTAAAAAGAGGAATGGACTTCCCAGAGAGAAATACGTTTTGAATTTCGGGAAAGGAAAGTTTACCTGTTTTGTCTTCGTAAAAAGTGAGAAAGGGTTGAAGATCGACGTCTTCCATAATCACGGTGGGTTCGAACTCGGAAGAATCCGAATCTTCCGCGAGGATGGAAACAACTCCGGAAAAAGCCAAAACGAAGCAGAGTATGGCTTTGTACTTCCGGAGCCGATCGTTCACAGAAATCCTTTGATGACTCGAAATAAATCCGCGGTAACGATAAAGGTTCCGATGCTACTTCCGATTTGAGGAAGCATAAAGACGAGAAAGATTCGGATCACGTTATTCTTCCAATAACCTTTCCAGTGTTCGGAATCCTGCGCGATTCTTTCAAAATCTTCCACGAGAGGTTTCCGCAACCACGACTCGGATAACGCGGCGACCCAACCCGGTTTGATGACAGGATTGAAATTCCCGACGGGAGCGGCCAAAAACGCAAGAATGACGGACAGAGGATGAGCGAGCGCGATGATGGCGCCTAACGCGGCGAGTCCGCCCTTGACCAAAATCCAACGAAGTACGAATTCTTGTCCTTGTTGTCTTCCTCCGAAATAAAAAACGGTGAGAATCAAACCTAAGAAAATTCCGGGAACGATCAAACCCTTCCAACGATCCCAAGCCGTTTTTTGTGGAAGATGATCGAGACTGGAAATGTCCTTGTCTTCGTAAACGTGATTCATGATTCCCTGCAAATGACCGGCTCCCACGACGGCGAAAACCTTCTTCCCGTCGACTGAGGCTTCCCTGATTCTTTGCGCGAGATAAGAATCCCGTTCGTCGATGATTACGTTTTTGATCGATTCATATCGTTTTGGAAGTTGGGAAAATAGATCCTTCAGAACGTCGTCCGATTTCATCTCTTCGATTTTTTCTTCGGAGATGTCTTCCTTCACAAAGAGAGACGTAAGCAATGCGGAGAGCAAAACCATACGATTGAAAAGTCCGATGTTCCACCAAGCGCGTTTGAGAGTCGTGGAAACTTCTCTGTCGATCGGAACGATTTTAGCGCCGGATCTTTCTCCTTCGGAGATCGCCATTCTCATCTCGTCTCCGGGACGAATGGAACCTTTGCCCAGTTTTTTTTGAAACGCGGAAAGGATAAGGCTGGAAAGAAGAAGATACATCTTTCTTTCTTTAAAAACTTTGAATATATCGAGCTTCTTCCAGTGTTCGGAATCTTTCACCGAACGCATTCTGGAATTGCAGAGTTCCACGCAAATCGTGTCCGGCTTTTCTTCACGAATGATTCTTTGAACTTCGTCTATGCTCTTTTGACTGATATGTGCCGTGCCAAGAATTGTTACGGACGTTTTACCGAGTTTAAACGTTTCGATCGGTTCCGAGGTCGTATTCTTTTTTTTCGTCTCGGTTTTTTTATTTTCTTTGAGTGCTTGTTTTGCCATTCCAAAAGCAGTGTATGAAACCAGGATCTTCGCGTAAAATGAAATTCTGCTCGATTTGTATTCGAATTCTTCTCCGATTCCGAAACTCGAATTCGCAACGAATTCATCTGAAAATTCCTATTAGAAAAATGGAAAAGAGAATCGTTGCTTGTATAAAAAGTGCGACTTTTTGAATTGTGGTAATCTCTCTTTTCGAACGTCTCAAAAAAGTATTGAAGAATTCGGGACGTTACCATATTGTCTTGGATACTCTTTTAGAACGAGATATCACCCGGATAACTGGATACAAATGCTGGCAAAAGGAACGAAGGTAGTCAATGTTGGAATCGCTGACCTGCAAGGCGGGCAGTCTCCTGAAATTCTAAGAACGACTCTTGGATCCTGTATCGGAGTCGTGTTTTACGCTCCTGAAAAGAAGGTAGGTGCGATGGCGCACTTTATGCTTTCGAAAGATCCCGGTGGAAAAGATTCGCAGAAGAATCCGTTCAAATACGCGGAAACCGCGATCCCTTTGCTGATCAAAAAAATGGCCGAGTTCGGTTGTAATCCAAGGGAATACGGCGGACGTCTTTTCGGAGGCGCTTCGATGTTCAAAGGGGTCCAGTCCAGTTTTCTCCAGAATATCGGAGAACAGAATATTTTGACCGCACGCGCCATATTGGAACAAAACAAGATTCCTTTGATCGTGGAAGATGTCGGAGGTAACGACGGAAGAACCATTAGCTTGTATTTGGACGACGGACGTGTCCTTTTAAAGAAAGCGGGTTTTGAAAAGTACCTCTACAAGGTCAGGTAAAAAAGATGAAAGAAAAAATAGATCAACTCTTTTTAAACGACGCCCAACTTCCCAGAATCTCCTCCGTAGTTACGAAAGTAATGCAGATGGTACAAAAGCAGGACGTCGCCATTCCCGATCTCGCAAAAGAAATTTCGAATGATCCCGGCTTGACCGCGGAAGTGATCAAACTTTCCAATTCGGCGTACTATCGCGCGGCAAAACCGATCAAAACGGTTCAAGAATCTCTGATGACTCTTGGAATCAAGACGGTAAAGGATATCATTCTTCTGACCGCTTCCAAAGGAATTCTCAAAAAAGAGTTAAAAGGATACCAAGTAGAAGCAGAAGACAATTGGATTCATTCTCTTACGGTCGCGGAACTTTCCAAACGAATCTGCGAACAAAAGAAACTCAAGATCGGAACCGATCTCGCGTTTACGGGTGGACTTTTGCACAACATAGGTAAGGTCATCTTGGCCGACTTTTTTCCGGCGGTACTGATCACACTTCGAGAAGAATTAAAAAATCATACTTCTTCGTTTTCGGAGTTGGAGAAAAAACATTTCGGATATTCGCACGAAGAGGCCGGGGCTAAGCTATTAGCGAAATGGAATTTTCCGAAAGAACTCGTACATGTTGCGGAGAACTACACTCATCCGGAAGACGAAAAGGATTATCCCGAGTTGGTGTCGGTCGTTCATGTCGCTCACACGATCTCGATTGCGGCCGGTGTGGGAATCGACATTGCAGGTTTGTCGACTCCGATTTCCAATAAAGCTTTGCAGATTTTAGGAATTACCGATTCTGACTTACAGATGTATTATACGGTTCTACCGGAGATACAGAAACATATCCGTGAGTTAATCCAGGCTTGAAAAAAAATTTCGCTTTGATCGGCCCGAGGGGGGTCGGCAAATCTAAAATCTCCCGTAAATTATCAAAGATCACAGGAATGCCCGTAATTTCCACGGATATGATTGCCGTTTATGAAATCGGAGGGATTTCCATTCCGGAATTTATCCAAAGTAAGAATGGAAATTGGAAGCCGTTTCGTGATCTTGAATTTCGAATTTTAGAAAGGCTAAAAAACGCCAGCGGAATCATCCTGGATTGCGGGGGCGGAATTCTTTTCGATTTGGATTTAAAAGGAAACGAAATCCTAAGTGAGAGAAAAACGGAACTCCTCAAGTCCATTGCGACCGTATTCGGTCTTTCCCGTTCCACCGAAGTTTTGGTAGAAAAAATACAAAACGACCCGACCCGGCCGGCACTCAGCGCTGTCGCCTCTTATCGAAACATCTTAGAATCTCGACTTCCTCACTACGAAAGCGTTTCCGATCACTATCTATCGATAGATGATTTGAAGGTCGAAGAGATTTGCGACAGAATTCTTCAGAAAATCGACTTTTGAATTGACACAATTTGGAAATATTTGATTTCTTTTTTTCAAAGCTACAAAAAAGAATAGAAATCTGTGGAATGACGCCTAACGGGTCGAGCACGGATTTGGCAGGAAAGAAGAGATGTCAGAATTGGAACTTCCGAAAAAGAATAAGCATTCGATTGAAAGACTCAGCAAGATCATTCGCCAGAGAAATTATAAGAAGGCAACTGCCTATACGTATCTCAAATACAACGTAGACTTCTTGAATTTTGCGGATAAACCGGCGGAGAAAATCACTCTGAAGGATCTCAATCGTTATATGGATCATCTGAAAAAGAAGAGGGTTTCTTCCTCAACGATCCAGATCAATGTCAGTTCCCTCAAGATGTTCTTTGAAGACGTGATGAAAATGGATCTTTTCCGCGACTTTCAGAGACCGGTTCGAGAATATAACAATCCGAATGCGATCACTTTTAAAGAAATGCAGAATATTCTAAAATCCGCATCTTCCAACGCAAAGCACGAACTGATGTGCGGTCTCGTATATTTCGGGGGTCTTCGAGTTGGAGAATTGATTTCCCTGAAGTGGAATCATCTCGATCTAAAACGCAAGTGGATTCAGATCAAATCGAGCGTCCTTTCTCAATCGAGGACCGTCGAACTTCCGACGGAACTTCTAACACTGATTAAAAAATATGAAAAGGAAGCCTTGGTTTCTGCGAATTCGTATCTGTTCCCGGGAAAGAGCTTAGGATCACATACCACCTCCAGAAACGTGGAAAGAATCATTTCCGAAATCGGTAGAAACGCGGGCATTGCAAGTCCGGTGACGGTCTTTACGCTCAGACACAGTCGAGCCCTTCATCTGATCGCCGACGGTTCTCCCCTGGCTCAGGTAAAAGATTTTCTCGGTCATAAAACATTAGCGAGCACCGAGTCGTACATTCCTGTGAAGAAAAATCTACGCGCCGCCGTTCGAGAAAAATCGAAACAAGACGCACTTCGGAATATTCGCAAAAAGTTTAAGACCGGTTAAAGTGAGAATTTTCAAACGGCGATTTCAACGATGTTTTCGCTTGTGGATAGGATTGTTAAGAACCGTGGTCTACGTTTATTTACGAAGAATTTGCATTGATTGATTCTATACAATTTCGGGTTGAATACAAATGATCTTTGGCGGCGGGTCGAATGAGTTGAGAAGATCGATGAGTTCCCTTTCTTTCGTCAGAATTCTAATTTCCATTTGTTTTACACTTTTGAAACAAGTTCCAGTCTTTTCTTTCGAATTTCCCTTCTTTTCAAAAGAAGACTTTGAATTCTTTGATGTCGCTCTTTCGTAAGCGGCATCAAAAGAAAGATCAGAGCGCCGAGGATGAAGAAACTTCCTACAACGGGCCCGAAAAGAATCGAAAGACGAAAGCCCAGTTCCGGGATTTGATCGACGGAACCTTCCTGATAACCGATTCCACTCAAAAGAATTCCGCCGAAACCTAAGCCGAGCGCCCTCGCCACTTTCGTCGCCATCTTCCAGAGCCCGAAGAACCAACCTTCTCTCTTTTCTCCGATCTTGAGCTCGTCGTAGTCGACGATATCCGCTACGAGAGAATCAAAGAGCAGGACGGCGCCGGCAAAAAAACCTCCGAACACCGCGGCGAATAAGATCGGAAGGATTCCTCTTTCCGGGAATAGAGGATAAACCACGAAAGTCATGATTCCCAAAAGAAGGACTCCCCAAAACGCGGGCCATTTTTTTCCGTATCGATTGGAAAGATAGACCCAAAGAAGAATGGATAAAATCAGACAAACGACAAACGGAAGAAGAATCATCAATCCGATTTCCGCTTCCGTTAAACGAATTCTATATTTATAATACAGATTTACGATCGAAGAGTTGAAGGTTCTTCCGAAGGTCGCGATGATAAATGCGAGAATCAAGGGTAAAAAATAACGATTTTTAAAAACGGATGCGATCTGAATAAACCACGTATGTCCGATGGGGACCTCGGTTTTTTGATTCGGATTCTGCGGTAGCCTTGAATCCTCCACTTTGTCCCTTCCCGAAGTCGCAAAAAAAGCGATGATCGAAGTGAAAACCAGAATGCCTGCGATCGTTAGGGAAGTGTAATTTCTCGTAATCAAAAGCCGAGAAACTTCGTTTCCGTTCGGAAACAAAGCCGAATAAAAGGAAGGAAGAATCAAAACGAGAATAAATCCTATATTACTAAAAAAGAATCTCCATCCGAAGATTCTAGTTCTTTCGGTCGGAGCGAATGTCATTTCTCCTCCGAGTGCGATATGCGGAACCGCGAGAATCGTCATGGATGTGTTCACCAAAAGATAAACAAACAATAGAAAAAAGAACTTCTGGGTTTGCGTTTCCAATGTGGGCGGAGAGAACATAACGTAGATTGAAATGGCGAGAAGAATTCCTCCGCTCAAAATGTAAGGTCTTCTCTTTCCGAGTTTCGTTCTTGTATGATCGGAAAGATAACCCATCAAAGGGTCCGAGATCGCGTCCCAGAGAACGGCGATCGCGAGCGCCAATCCAGCGAGCGAAGCCCTGAGACCGACCGCCGTGACGAAAAATTCCAAAAGATAGATTTGCGCGAGTACTTCGACGGCGGTGATTCCGATTTCGGCCACCGCGTATCCCGCCATTACTCGCACGGGAATTGATTTTATTTTTTCCATGAAAACAGTCCGGGAAGAATTCTTCAACCTAACGCTGATTTTGCGAAACGATCCGGAAGGAACGATCGTACAAAGCGTTTTAGGATGGAATGCTTTTTCGTTTCCGAAAAGAAATTCTAAATTCCCTTATCCTTTTTTGTAAGTTGACTGTTTCTTTAGACCTTTTTTTCGAAGCATTGGACCGAGGAAGCCGCTTATTCCGGGAAATACGTTCGCGATTTTTGCCAAAATTCCTCTGCTCCCGGGAATCAAAACTTCCAAAGGTTTTTTAGACAACACGCGTCCAAGGATAATCCGAGAAACCTCATCCGCAGTCAGAACCTTATCTCCGGAAAACGTC
The sequence above is a segment of the Leptospira stimsonii genome. Coding sequences within it:
- a CDS encoding MFS transporter: MEKIKSIPVRVMAGYAVAEIGITAVEVLAQIYLLEFFVTAVGLRASLAGLALAIAVLWDAISDPLMGYLSDHTRTKLGKRRPYILSGGILLAISIYVMFSPPTLETQTQKFFFLLFVYLLVNTSMTILAVPHIALGGEMTFAPTERTRIFGWRFFFSNIGFILVLILPSFYSALFPNGNEVSRLLITRNYTSLTIAGILVFTSIIAFFATSGRDKVEDSRLPQNPNQKTEVPIGHTWFIQIASVFKNRYFLPLILAFIIATFGRTFNSSIVNLYYKYRIRLTEAEIGLMILLPFVVCLILSILLWVYLSNRYGKKWPAFWGVLLLGIMTFVVYPLFPERGILPILFAAVFGGFFAGAVLLFDSLVADIVDYDELKIGEKREGWFFGLWKMATKVARALGLGFGGILLSGIGYQEGSVDQIPELGFRLSILFGPVVGSFFILGALIFLLMPLTKERHQRIQSLLLKRREIRKKRLELVSKV